In the Fibrobacterota bacterium genome, GCCTGCTTCGAGAACATCCAAGGCGAACGCGAGATCCCCGATCACCCCCTGGTGAGGCAAACCATCAGCGACTGCCTTACCGAGGCCATGGACATCGAGGCCTTGGAACGGATCTTGGCCGACATCGAAGCCGGCCGCCTGAGCATCGAGGCCCGCGATCTCAAGGAACCCTCTCCCCTCTCGCAGGAAATCATCAATGCGCGGCCCTACGCCTTCCTGGACGACGCGCCCCTCGAGGAGCGCCGTACCCGCGCCATCCAGAGCCGCCGTTATCTCGATCCGGCGGACGCGGGCGATCTGGGCCGGCTCGATCCCCGCGCCATCGAAGCCGTGCGCGCGGAAGCCTGGCCCCAGGCGCGCAGCGCGGATGAACTGCACGATGCCCTGATGCTCACCGGCTTCCTCACCGAAGGCGAGATCGCGCCCTGGAGCGACCCGCTGGGGATCCTACAGGCCGAGAGCCGCGCGGCTTGCCTGCGTACCTCCGACGGCCATTCCCTCTGGGTTGCCGCCGAGCGCTTCCGGCAAGCCCTCACGGCGCTGCCGGGAGCGGAAGCCGCCTGGGTCGGCCCGCTCTCGCCGCCGGCCGGGAAAACCTGGGAGCCCGAAGCCGCCATGGTCGAAATCCTCCGTGGCCGCATGGAATCCCTCGGCCCGGTCACTGCCGCCCGCCTGGCCTCGGACGGCCTACCGCGCGACCGCGTCGATTACGCCTTGCTGGCCCTGGAACAAGAGGGCTTCGTCCTGCGCGGCCGCTTTACGCCCGATGCCCCTGATATCGAATGGTGCGAACGCCGCCTCCTCGCGCGCATCCACCGTTATACCTTGGCCAAGCTGCGCCGGGAGATCGAACCCGTCTCCGCCGCCGATTACATCCGGTTCCTGTTCTCATGGCAGGGCCTGGATACGGGGACCCCGGCCGGCGGGATCGACCTCGCCAAACCTTCCGGTCCGGAAGGCGTGGAAGCCGTGCTCTCGCGCCTGGAAGGTTTCGAAGCTCCCTGCGCCGCATGGGAAAGCGAAATCTTCCCCGCGCGCTTGGCGCGCTACGAGCCCGCCTGGCTCGATCTGCAATCCCTGACCGGCGATTACATCTGGGGCCGCGTCCGGCCCGGAGTACAGCCGCAAGGCGTGGAAGGCCGCAAGCCGGGGCCGGTGAAAGCCAGCCCAATCGCCTTTCTCGGACGGGAAAGGTTGGAGGCCTGGTTGGCTACCTCGGACGGCGAAGGCCGCCTCGCGCCCGAACCCGAATCCCCCGCGGCCCTGCGCGTCTTGGCCCACCTGCGCGCCCGCGGCGCGTCCTACTGGCGCGATCTCCTATGGGAGACCGGCCTGACCGTTTCCGAAGCCCGCGAAGCCATCGCCGAATTGGTCTCCCTGGGGTGGCTCACGTCGGACGGGTTCCGCGGTCTGCGGGCCCTGCTCGCCCCTCCCGACAAGGGCCCGGGCCTGGAGCGCGCGGGTCGCTGGTCGCTGTTGCGGGTCGTCGTGGGGTCCCAAGCCGCTCCCGAAGGCGGCGGAACGTCTCTCGCCGGCCCTGGGCCTTCTCCTTCCGGAAACCCCGTGGAGGCTCTCGCGCGCACCTTGCTGCGGCGTTACGGGGTCCTGTTCCGCAAGCTGGCCGATCGGGAAAACCTGGCCCCGGCCTGGCGCGACCTGGTGCGGGCGTTGCGCTTGATGGAGGCCCGCGGCGAAATCCGCGGCGGCCGCTTCGTGGAAGGCTTCTACGGCGAGCAGTTCGCCTTGCCCGAAGCTTTGGCCGGCCTGCGCTCATTGCGCAAGCGCGAGAAGACGGGGGCTTGGGTGACCCTCTGCGCCGCCGATCCCGCCAACTTGCAGGGCATCCTCACGCCCGGGCCGCGCGTGCCCGCAACGCGCGCCAACCGCGTCCTTTTCCGGGACGGCGAGCCCATCGCGGTGCTGGAGTCGGGCGAACTGCGCGTGCTTCCCGGCCATGAGCTGGATAACGCGATGGCTTTACGGCTCAAGTCGGCCTCCTGAGAGCCCCTAAGTTGCCGACCCTTCCGATTTTTGCGAATTTATCTAGACGTCGGCGAATCAGGAATTTTGATTCTGTTGCGCCCGTGAAACAGCGTTCGGCTCTGCCCCGAGGTGATTATTTGATGCGGCGGCTGTTCATCAACTAGATTTCGGTGCGTTGCAGGCGGGCCGGCAGAATTCCGATCCTTTCCCCCTGGCGCCCCGAAGGATCAAGAAAGACACCAGAATGTCGCAGAACCCCCAAGGAAGCAGCACCACCCAGGAGGGCACCACCCGCCCGGACGCCAAAATCCTGATCGTAGAGGACAATCCTTCTTTCCGTAAGATGGTGAAAGTCGTCCTGGAAGAGGAGAAATTCACGGTGATCGCGGCCGAGGATCTCAACGATGTGCTCAACCTCGCCAAGACCCATCAGCCGAACCTGATCCTCATGGACGTGGTGCTCGGCGAGCAAAGCGGCATCGACCTCACCCAGAAGCTGAAGGCCCAGCCTTATACCAGCTCCATTCCCGTCATCCTGCTCTCGGGCGCGCAGACCGACGAGGAATTCCAATTGCAGGGATTCGAGGAAGGCGCGGACGATTACATCCTGAAGCCGATTTCCAACGAACTGCTGGTCGCCAAGGTGCGCGCCGTGCTGCGCCGCTACGCTTCCGCCGAGGAACTCGCGGACGTGCTGCAAGCCGAGGGCCTGGCATTGGACGTGAAGGCCCGCAAGGTGCTGGTCTCGGGCCAACCCATCGCCCTCACGCGGAAGGAATTCGATCTGCTGACGGCCTTGCTGCGCAAGCGGGGCCAAGTCGTTTACACCACCCAGCTCTACCATACCGTCTGGGGCTACGGCGCCTCCGCCCCCGTCGACTCGCATACGGTCAAGGTCCACGTCTCATCCCTGCGAAGCAAGCTCGGCCCCGAGCTCGGGAAGAAGATCGTGAACGTTCCGGGGTTGGGATATCGCTTCGAGAACTGAGGGCCGCCCAAGGTGACGGCGCCGGTTCCCCCCAAGGGGTCGACCCGTCCCAGGGAACGGCATTCGCCGCCCTCCGGCGCCGCTTCCAGGATGCTGGACGCGCTTACCGATCTCGCGGCCCTGGCCGCCCGGGCTTGCGGGGTTCCCGCCGTCCTCATCCGCACCCCTGACTCCGTCTTCGAAGCGATGGCCGCATTCGGCGATGTCCATGCGGCGGATCTGGCGAATCGTCTTGTGATTCCCGTAACGAACGATCCTGAATCTTTCGGCTTGGATACCGAAACGTGCGAACTGGTCCTGCTGGATCGCTCCCCCATCGCGCTCTCCCCGGAAAAGGCGTGCCTGGCGGAAGGACTTGCCCGGCAGGCCGGGGCCTTGCTGGAACTGGGCGGAAACCCCGGCGGATCGGGCGGGGAATCCGGGCCGGAAACTTCGCTCGTCGACGAGCAGTTCCGCGACATCCTGGAGCTCGTCCCGGATGCCATGTTAGTGCACGCCCAGGGCCGCATCCTCTACGTGAATTCGGCCATGGTCCGCCTCGCCGGCGCCAAGGATGCGTCTGCCTTGATCGGAATGCCGGTCACCAGCCTCTTCGCCCCGGAATCCCGCGAAGCCGCCGAGGGCCTCGTCGAGGACGCTTACGAAAAGGGGCTGCCGACCACCCGGCGTACCTACAAATTCCGGCGGTACGACGGGAAGGAAATCCCCTTGGAACTGGCCTCTATGGCCCTCCGCCTGGAAAGCGGCGATTGCCGCCTGGTGGCGGTCCGGGACTTGACCAGCCGCGTGGAAGCCGCCGAAACGCTACGGGAAAGCGAAACGCGCTTCCAGGCTTTCATGGACCAAAGCCCCGTGACGGCCTGGACCAAGGACGGGGACGGGCGCTTCATTTACGCCAATCGCAGTATGCGGGAGTTCCTCGGCGCCCCGGCGCATGGCGATATCAATGCCTATTTCGATGGCTTCCCGGAAAGATTCCGCAAGGAAATGATCGAAAGCGATCAGCAGGTGTTGGAGGGGAAGCCCGTCCAAAGCATCGAACGGTTCCCCGGGCCGGACGGCGCGATGCGCAGTTGGTGGGTCAACAAATTCCCGTTCACCGGCAAGCACGGGCAAAGGCTCATCGGTGGCATCGGCCTGGAAACCACGGAACGGGAAAAGGCGGAAGCGCGCACCCGCGTCTTCGCCGACATCTTCCGGAATATCCAGGTGGGCGTTTTCGTGTGGAAGCTGGAAGGCCCGATCGAAAGCGCCAGCTTCCGCTTGCTGGCCACCAATTCGGCCGCGGCCCGGATGACCAAGCTTTCCATCGAGGATCTCATCGGGAAGACCATGCAGGAGGCCTTCCCGGGGGTCCACCGATCGGGCTTGGCCCAAAGCTGCGCGCAGGTGATCGCCACCGGCCAGTCCCTCGAGCTCGGGGATGCTCCGTGCGGGGGACCCGGCTCCCTCTACACTTCCAAAGTCATCCCGCTGCCCAACGATACGGTGGCCGTGGTCTTCGAGAACGTGACCGAGGAGCGGAAGAACCGCGAAGTACTGCGGCAGAGCGTGGAACGCTTCGAGCTGATCGCCAGGGCCACCAACGACGCGGTTTGGGAATGGAAGCCGGCCGGCGGGGAAACCTGGTGGAACGAGCGCCTCTACCAGCTTTTCGGGTATCCGCCCGGAACCTTGCCCGGCATGGAAGCCTGGGAGGCCCGCCTGCACCCCGAGGACCGCGAACGGGCGCTGGCGTCCCTGCGACAGGTCCTGGAAGATGGCGCCCATACCTGGGTGCGGGAATACCGGATCTCGCGGCTGGACGGTTCCGTCGCGCACATCTACGAGCGCGGCTACGCGCTGCGGGACGAAGACGGCAAACCCATGCGCATGTTGGGAGCCATGCTCGACATCAGCGATCTGAAGCGGGCCGAGGCCGCCGTCCGCGAAAGCGAAAACCGCTACCGGCTCCTCTTCCTGAACAACCCCCAATCCATGTGGCTGTTCGATCCCGGGACCTTGCGCTTCCTGGACGTGAACGATGCCGCCCTGGCCCGCTATGGCTACACCCGCGGGGAATTCCTCGCGCTCAGCCTGAGGGACATTTGGGTCGAGGAGGACAGGCCCAAACTGGAACCGGTGATCGAGGAGTTGCGGCGGAAGCGTTCGCTCAGCGGGGTGCGCCGGCATCGCCTCAGGAACGGCACCGTCGTGCATGCCGAGGTCTTCTACCATTTCATCCGCTTCCCCGACCAAGACGCGGTTATCGCGCTTTCCAACGATATCACCGACAAGCTCGAAGCCTTGGAACGCTTGCGCCATAGCGAAGAACGTTACCGCACCTTGGCCGCCATCTCCCCCGTAGGCTTATATCGGGTCGATCTCAAGGGCCGATGGATTTTCGTAAACGAGCACATGTGCCGCCTCCTCGGCCGTAAGCCAGGGGAATTGGTGGGATCCGAAGCCCCTCCGATCATGCATTCCGACGATGCCGATTGGGTGAAAGAGGCCTGGTATGCCGCCCAAGCGGAAAAGCGGCCGTTCCACGCCGAGTACCGCGTCCTGGCCAAGGACGGCCGGATCATTTGGGTGATGGGAAACGCCCTGGCCGACAAGGCCCCCGACGGCACACCCATCGGTTTCGTAGGAACCATCACGGATATCACGGAGCGTAAGCAGGCGGAGATCCTCTTGGCCTGCCAAAAGCGGACCCTGGCCCTCATCGCTTCGGGCCTGCCCTTGCAGGACGTGCTGGAAAGCCTGGTGCAATCGGTGGAACGGGAGTCGGCGGGCGGGATGGGCGCGGTGCTGCTATTGGACGACCCGGCCGGGAGCCTGGCCTGGACCGCGTCGGCGGCGCTTCCGGAAGGTTTCCGTTCCCGTTGCGGCCCGATCCCGTTGGGCGAAGCCGGCGGCCCCCTGGGCCTTGCCGCCGAGCGGAAGGAATCGATCGTGTCCGCCGATTTGCCGCCGGATGGAACGGGACATCAGGGCCCGGCAAGGGAATTCGGCCTGCGCGCGTGTTCTGCCCGGCCCATCCTGGGATCCCACGGGGAGCTTCTGGGGGTTTTCGCTTTCTTCTACGGCCAGGCGGGCGAACCGCCCGCCTACGACACCCAACTCATGGAGACGGCTTCGGATCTGGCCGTGATCGCCGTCGAGCGCCATGGCCAGGAAGAGATCGCCCGCAAGAACCAGGATTTGCAAGAGCAGAACCTGCGCATCCTGGAAGCCAGCCGCATGAAAAGCGAGTTCCTGGCCAACATGTCCCATGAGTTGCGCACCCCGCTCAACGCCATCATCGGCTTTTCGCAATTGCTCATCGACCGCAAGGTGGGCCCGATGAACGATAAGCAGACGGAATACATGGGCGATATCCTGGACGGCGGGATGCATTTGCTCCGGCTCATCAATGACGTGCTCGACCTGGCCAAGATCGAGGCCGGCAAGATGCAACTCTACCGCGAGGAGATCAGCGTGGCCCAGGCCATGCGGGAAGTCTGCGACATCCTCTTGCCCATGGCGCTCGGGAAAAACGTAACGGTCCGGCACCAGGCCGGGCCCGGCGCGGACGAGGCCTTCTTGGACGGCCGTAAGGTCCGCCAGGTGCTTTACAATCTGGTCTCCAACGCCATCAAGTTCTCCAAGCAAGGCGGACGCGTCGAGGTCCGTTCCCGCGCCGATGGCCACGGCGGGCTCACCTTGGAAGTCGCCGATCAGGGCATCGGAATCCACCAGGATGACTTGGGTAAGCTTTTCCAGCAATTCCAACAGCTCGACTCGGGATCGGCCCGGCACTATCCGGGCACGGGCCTGGGCCTGGTCATCACCAAGAAACTGGTCGAGCTGCACGAGGGAACGGTCGCGGTGGAAAGCAAGCCGAACGTGGGGAGCGTTTTCTCCGCGCATTTCCCCCTCGTCCCCGGTGAGGAGTGATTTGACCGGCCGCATCCTCGTGGTCGACGACAACTTGGCGAACCTGAAATTGGCCGGCGATCTCTGCGAGTGCGAAGGATATCAAGTGGATCGGGCCCAAAGCGCGGAAGGGGCCTTGGAAGCGATCGCCCGCCGCCGCCCCGATCTGATCCTGATGGACTTGGCCTTACCCGGAATGGATGGGCTATCCCTGACCCGCGCGCTCCGCGACCGCGCCGATACGCGGCACATACCGGTAGTCGCCCTGACGGCTTTCGCGATGAAGCATGATGAGGAAAGGTCCCGCCAGGCCGGCTGCGACGCCTACCTGGCCAAGCCCATCGATACCCGGGCCCTCCCGGAATTGCTCTCCCGCCTGCTGGCGCGGCCGTCTCTCCCGGCCTAACCGGGGTATCGTCACGGCACGATGATATCGCCGCGATAACGCCGGAAGCGGCCAAGCCCGAAATCGAAATCCATGCGCCACAGGAAACGGCCTGGCCCGACCAGCTTCCCTTGATCGTCCTTGCCGTCCCAGGCTACGTAGGAACTCACGCCGCGGTTCTTTTCGCCTTCGGTCCGATTGAAGATGGAGAAGCGCGTGGAAAAGGTCCGCACCGTATCGCTATCTGCGTTGACTACGCGGACCGTCAGGGAGTAGCAGGAGGTGGTGGTAATGCGTATCGCCGCCGCGCTGCCGGCCGGCATGGTATCCGCGCTGGCCGATCCCGCCGGGAAAACCTCGGCGCAGGCCGCGGCGCTGAAGGGGAATTCATCCAGGGTGGCTGTGGTATCGAGGATCCAAGGGCCGGGAGGGTCCCCGGAATAAGGCGATGCGGGGTCGCCATCGCAGGCGCTCAAGCATGCCGTCAAGGAAACGCCTGCGAGGGCGAATAGGGACAAGCCTATGGTCGTGGCCACGAAGCCGGCGGACCTTCCGTTCCGGGAACGTTGCATGCCCCAATTGTACTTCGCCGGAGGCCGGCGGGCAAAGGCCGCGAGGGCGGACTAACGGGAATGCGCGGCGCGCGTGCGGGCGGCCTTGCGCGCGGATGCCGAGCGCGCGGACTTCGATCGCGCCCCTGCGGCCCGGCCCCCCATTTTTCCGCCCTTCTTGGCCGGCGCTTTGTTCTCCGCCT is a window encoding:
- a CDS encoding ATP-dependent DNA helicase, with the translated sequence ACFENIQGEREIPDHPLVRQTISDCLTEAMDIEALERILADIEAGRLSIEARDLKEPSPLSQEIINARPYAFLDDAPLEERRTRAIQSRRYLDPADAGDLGRLDPRAIEAVRAEAWPQARSADELHDALMLTGFLTEGEIAPWSDPLGILQAESRAACLRTSDGHSLWVAAERFRQALTALPGAEAAWVGPLSPPAGKTWEPEAAMVEILRGRMESLGPVTAARLASDGLPRDRVDYALLALEQEGFVLRGRFTPDAPDIEWCERRLLARIHRYTLAKLRREIEPVSAADYIRFLFSWQGLDTGTPAGGIDLAKPSGPEGVEAVLSRLEGFEAPCAAWESEIFPARLARYEPAWLDLQSLTGDYIWGRVRPGVQPQGVEGRKPGPVKASPIAFLGRERLEAWLATSDGEGRLAPEPESPAALRVLAHLRARGASYWRDLLWETGLTVSEAREAIAELVSLGWLTSDGFRGLRALLAPPDKGPGLERAGRWSLLRVVVGSQAAPEGGGTSLAGPGPSPSGNPVEALARTLLRRYGVLFRKLADRENLAPAWRDLVRALRLMEARGEIRGGRFVEGFYGEQFALPEALAGLRSLRKREKTGAWVTLCAADPANLQGILTPGPRVPATRANRVLFRDGEPIAVLESGELRVLPGHELDNAMALRLKSAS
- a CDS encoding response regulator transcription factor, with translation MSQNPQGSSTTQEGTTRPDAKILIVEDNPSFRKMVKVVLEEEKFTVIAAEDLNDVLNLAKTHQPNLILMDVVLGEQSGIDLTQKLKAQPYTSSIPVILLSGAQTDEEFQLQGFEEGADDYILKPISNELLVAKVRAVLRRYASAEELADVLQAEGLALDVKARKVLVSGQPIALTRKEFDLLTALLRKRGQVVYTTQLYHTVWGYGASAPVDSHTVKVHVSSLRSKLGPELGKKIVNVPGLGYRFEN
- a CDS encoding PAS domain S-box protein, with protein sequence MLDALTDLAALAARACGVPAVLIRTPDSVFEAMAAFGDVHAADLANRLVIPVTNDPESFGLDTETCELVLLDRSPIALSPEKACLAEGLARQAGALLELGGNPGGSGGESGPETSLVDEQFRDILELVPDAMLVHAQGRILYVNSAMVRLAGAKDASALIGMPVTSLFAPESREAAEGLVEDAYEKGLPTTRRTYKFRRYDGKEIPLELASMALRLESGDCRLVAVRDLTSRVEAAETLRESETRFQAFMDQSPVTAWTKDGDGRFIYANRSMREFLGAPAHGDINAYFDGFPERFRKEMIESDQQVLEGKPVQSIERFPGPDGAMRSWWVNKFPFTGKHGQRLIGGIGLETTEREKAEARTRVFADIFRNIQVGVFVWKLEGPIESASFRLLATNSAAARMTKLSIEDLIGKTMQEAFPGVHRSGLAQSCAQVIATGQSLELGDAPCGGPGSLYTSKVIPLPNDTVAVVFENVTEERKNREVLRQSVERFELIARATNDAVWEWKPAGGETWWNERLYQLFGYPPGTLPGMEAWEARLHPEDRERALASLRQVLEDGAHTWVREYRISRLDGSVAHIYERGYALRDEDGKPMRMLGAMLDISDLKRAEAAVRESENRYRLLFLNNPQSMWLFDPGTLRFLDVNDAALARYGYTRGEFLALSLRDIWVEEDRPKLEPVIEELRRKRSLSGVRRHRLRNGTVVHAEVFYHFIRFPDQDAVIALSNDITDKLEALERLRHSEERYRTLAAISPVGLYRVDLKGRWIFVNEHMCRLLGRKPGELVGSEAPPIMHSDDADWVKEAWYAAQAEKRPFHAEYRVLAKDGRIIWVMGNALADKAPDGTPIGFVGTITDITERKQAEILLACQKRTLALIASGLPLQDVLESLVQSVERESAGGMGAVLLLDDPAGSLAWTASAALPEGFRSRCGPIPLGEAGGPLGLAAERKESIVSADLPPDGTGHQGPAREFGLRACSARPILGSHGELLGVFAFFYGQAGEPPAYDTQLMETASDLAVIAVERHGQEEIARKNQDLQEQNLRILEASRMKSEFLANMSHELRTPLNAIIGFSQLLIDRKVGPMNDKQTEYMGDILDGGMHLLRLINDVLDLAKIEAGKMQLYREEISVAQAMREVCDILLPMALGKNVTVRHQAGPGADEAFLDGRKVRQVLYNLVSNAIKFSKQGGRVEVRSRADGHGGLTLEVADQGIGIHQDDLGKLFQQFQQLDSGSARHYPGTGLGLVITKKLVELHEGTVAVESKPNVGSVFSAHFPLVPGEE
- a CDS encoding response regulator — its product is MTGRILVVDDNLANLKLAGDLCECEGYQVDRAQSAEGALEAIARRRPDLILMDLALPGMDGLSLTRALRDRADTRHIPVVALTAFAMKHDEERSRQAGCDAYLAKPIDTRALPELLSRLLARPSLPA